The Ostrinia nubilalis chromosome 24, ilOstNubi1.1, whole genome shotgun sequence DNA window CCAGGGAGGGGTCTGGAGGGACAGAGAGGGATCAGGAAGGAACAACGTTGTTAGCTTTCTAAAGGGAAGGGATCGGGAAGGCACGCCTACTTCGGAAGCCACGCCCACTTTCCTGACATGTtgacttttgtttactttatttcTCTTATCCTATAACTAAATACACCATGCATACTTTTGGAGCGACTACTTTTGAAGCCACTCCTATTTGAAAGTAATGCCTTCTTCGGAAGCCACGCCTCCTTCTCTGCTGTTTTGGCTGTAGTGCAAATTATATCCTTGGCTTGAGGGCTGAGTCTGTCTGAATCTTGACGTTGAACATGAATTTTTCACTTCGCTCTAATTGCACAGCTAAACTGAGAACGACAATGAATCTAGTAAAGTGTGTATAGTTCAATGAGTGCAGTATGAGCGCGCGTGCAGCCGGTGACGTGGCGGCACTTCGTGTGCGCGCGCGGACTCAGGCGCATGATCTGCGCCAGCACCGCGCTGGTCGCCGACACGCGCGCCAGGGAGGGGTCTGGAGGGGTTGCAAAGGAGAGGAATAGACGGGTAAACCAGAGACTGTAAGAGCCACGGCTACTTCGAAAAATGCTGTTACtacctatagtctggtcgctgagcacgtagaattttgtccatagaccccaagctacccatccttatcgctcgcgcgtaattatattgctgtcgcgactgtgcgacgggcgccagcagtgagtgtgcgagcgcaacagcaacataattacgcgcgagcgataaggatgggtagcttgaggttattggtcaaaattctacgtgctcagagaccgagCTTTAGAAACTTTTCAATCTATTCTAGGAGCTTTATTTAGGCTGGCATTAAATGGCAGAAAGAAATAGAAGCCACGCCCACTTTAGATACTCGCGCCAGGGAGGGATCTGGAGGGATTAAGGAGGGGAATAGGGTAATCTAGAGACCGTAAGAGCCACGCCTACTTTGGAAGCCACGCCTGCTTCGAAAGCGACGCTTATTCTACTGATATTGGCTTGATTCAATACTGCGCTGGTCGCAGATACTCGCGCCAGGAAGGGATCTGGAGGGATTAAGGAGGGGAATAGACAGAGGGCAATCCAGAGACTACTAGAGAGCTACTTCGTCTGCTTCGAAAATGCTGTTACTAGACGCTCCGCAATCTACCCTAAGAGCGTTAGGCTGGAATCAATCTTCTAGGAGCTCTGACTCAGAAAGAGAGAACTGAAAGGCACGCCTTCTTCTGAAGCCACGCCTCCTTATCTAATGTTTTAACTGTGGAGTAATTTTTGTCTGTGGCTCCTGGACTGAGACTAAATAGACGCCCTACAACATGTTTTGGTAGCTTTAGACTGACATTGAAAGATAACCAAAGACAACGGAAAGCTACTCCTACTTTAGGACGTCTCGCCCACTTGTCGGCTATTTTATCTATGGTGTAATTTTTGTCTATGGCTCGCGGACTTTCAGTCTGGAAGCGCTTCAACATACTTTGACTTTCACTATACTTGACTCTGATTCATAGCTAAACTGAGAACGAAGTTGCATCCAGTAGTGTGAATTATTCAGTGAGTGCAGTATGAGCGCGCGTGCAGCCGGTGACGTGGCGGCACTCCGTGTGCGCGCGCGGACTCAGGCGCATGATCTGCGCCAGCACCGCGCTGGTCGTCGACACGCGCGCCAGGGAGGGGTCTGGAGGGATTGAGGAGGGGAATAGGGTAATCTAGAGACTGTAAGAGCCACGCCTAGTTTGGAAGCCCTGCCTACTTCAAAAGCGACGCTTACTCTACTGATATTGGCTTGATTCAATATTGCGCTGGTTGCGGACACTCGCGCTAGGAAGGGATCTGGAGGGATGCAAAGGAGAGGGATTGAGGGCAATTCAGAGACTGTAAGAGCCACGCCTACTTTGTAAGCCACGCTTGTTCCGTAAGCCACACCTGTTTCGAAAAATGCTGTGACTATAAGCACTGCAATCTCTTTAAGAGCTCTGACTCAGAAAAAGAGAACTGAAAGGTACGCCTACTTCTGAAGCCACGCCTCCTTATCTAATATTTTGTCCGTGATGTCATTTATGTCTCTTACAGGCAGAGTCTGTGACTAGAAACCCTTCAACCTGTCCtagtaacttaaaataaaatgtaagccACACTTTTAAGTCACGCCTCTTGTGAATGCCACGCCTACTTCTGAACACTCGCGCCAGGAAGGGATCAGGAGAGTAAAGAAAGATCAAGAGGGGAAAGAAGAGAAATAGATAGAGGGCAATCCAGAGACTATAAGAGCCACGCCTACTTCGAAACAAGGCTGTCACTAGAAGTTGTGCAATGTATCCTACGATCTTTAGGCTGGTCTGTTGTTCAATGAGTGCAGTATGGGCGCGCGTCCAGCCGGTGATGTAGCGGCACTCCGTGTGCGCGCGCGGACTCAGGCGCATGATTGCTCCAGCACCGCGCTGGTCGCCGACACGCGCGACAGTGAGGGATCTAGAGGGAGGATCCTGTTAGCTTTATAAAGGAGAGGAATATACAGAATCCAGAGACTAAGAGCCACGCTAGTAGATAGAGGGAGATGGATAGAGCCACGCCTACTTCGTAAGCAACGCCTGCTTCGAATAATGCTGTTATTAGAAGCTCCGCAATCTATGCTAGGAACTTAAGGCTGGCATTAAATAGCAGAAAGAACTGGAAGCCACGCCCACTTTAGATACTCGCGCCAGGAAGGGATCTGAAGGGATTGAGGAGGGGAATAGACAGAGGGTAATCTAGAGACCGTAAGATCTACTTTGGAAGCCACGCCTGTTCCGTAAGCCACGTCTGCTTCGAAAAATGCTGTGACGATAAGAAGCACTGCAATCTCTTTAAGAGCTCTAACTCAGAAAAAGAGAACTGAAAGGTACGCCTACTTCAGAAGCCACGCCTCCTTATCTGATGTTTTATCTGTGATGTAATTTTTGTCTGTGGCTCCCGGACTGAGACTAAATAGACGTCGTACAACATGTCTTGGTAGCTTTAGACTGACATTGAAAGTTAACCAAAGACAACGGAAAGCTACTCCTACTTTAGGACGTCTCGCCTACTTGTCGGCTAAATTACCTATGGTGTAATTTTTGTCTATGGCTCGCGGACTTTCGGATCGGACGGATCTGGAGGGATGTTAGGTTTAGGCCGACGTAGACATGTGGAGGGGATTAAAGGGGAAAGGGGGGAGGGGGGAGGGGCTTATGCTACTAGAGCCACGCCTACTTTCGAAGCCATTCctattttaaaagcctacttcgGAAGTCACGTGTACTTCTCAGATGTTTTGTCTGTGGTGTAATTTATGTCCCTGACTTGCTTGTTGCAGACACTCGCGCCAGGAAAGGATCTGGAGAGATTAAGGAGGGGAACAGACAGATGTCAATCCAGAGACTGTAAGAGCCACGGCTACTTCGGAAGTCCTGTTAGTTATTTCACAACCAGAGACAACGGGAAGCCACGCCTACTTTTCTGATATTTTGTCTGTGGTCTACCTTATGTCTCAGGCTCGCGGAAGCTTGCGACAGGAAGGGATCTGAAGGGATACTGCTGTTAGGTTTCTAAAGAGGAGACAGGACTGAAAGTGGTAAGAGTCACGCCTACTTCAGAAGTCTTGTTATTTATTCTGCAACTAGAGAGAACGGGAAGCTACGCCTACTTCTCTGGTGTTTTATTTGTGGTGTACCTTATGTATCCGGCTCGCGGACGCTTGCGACAGGAAGGGGTCTGGAGGGAGGATCCTGTTACTTTTGTAAAATAGACGGGACGAGACTGCTTCGAAAAATGGTACTACTAGAAGCTCCGCAATCTATCTTAAGAGCGTTAGGCTGGCATTGACAGACAGAGAGAACTGGAAGGCACGCCTATTTTGGAAGCCACGCCTACTCCTGTTTTGTCTGTAATGTAATTTATGTCTCTGGCTCGCGGACTAAGTCTGTCACTAGAAGCACTTCAACTTGTCCTGGTAGCTATAGGCTGGCATTAACAGTTAACCAAAGAGAACGGAGATCCCAGCCTATTTCAGAAGTCCTCCTACTTTTTTGACGCTCGCGAACTGAGTAAGTATGTCTCTGGAAGGGCTTAAACATGAGTTAAGGAATAAACCCTTATAGATAAATGTTATACTTACCGACGCTGCGTATATCAGCCACCAGCTGCGTCTCGCTGACGTTCCTAGTCAGCGTGGGTAGTCGCGACAAGTCTAGGTAGAGGGACGCTCTGCCTCCGCCAGATTGGCCTTGCGTTGGGTGCACCTAGTGGAATATAAGATTCAAGCCTTTCATATCCGAGCAACAATAGCACCAAATAAGAAAACCAGAGTGCATTAATGTGTCATGAACTCACGTTTTTGAGATTGATTTATAATTACAGCTTCTTAGAATAGGTAAGCGCAGAGGGtttttaacaacaagaaccaacTAATCTTTGGGCTTCTCTAGTGGCGCTACGGAAAGCATAGTCAAGTTTTTGTGGGTACAGTCagagtcaaatagttcgtgagacccaaagtgaccaataagttcgcaacaagTCTTTGTTGATTGTGGTATAAGGttgtatcacagaataataataagtactacgtacagaagttttacttcgcgaaggtatttaaaaaaatgtatgctcaatgtcattaacaatatggtgtaatttagcttgtctcaagagtcaagcaagtttgtcagaagttttgttgacaaacgtcagtgatcggtactgcgccgaagctatagggctgacttcggtaaaatgatgtgacgtgaggtgccaatctgcagaaaatggcggaggaaatacatgatttagcatgaattatcatgaataatattaactacttatttacctctcagtgtcttcaggcaacttaaaaaagtacattctgtgtttttattattatttaggcagttaaatactgcacagtatttagtacaccattttctttattttcttccatcatacacaagaatacgcgtgcgtgagtcaatgttcgctcgtatacagtgaggccttgtcgaatagtactcttgtagggggcaatcgtgcgtgttttgttttcgatgtaaactcgcggagatgaacaggcctggttgtaTTATCAACTAATTgatcactttgggtgtcacgaactacaaaCGTCAAAACGTTTTGACTGTACCACAAAACACTGTCGCATCGTTAAACCAGAGTAAACCAGAATAGGCTTCGGGAGAGAAATGGATTGGTAAAGAAGGAACGATGCCGACGACaagaaataacaaattattgtgGTATAATCGCACCAATTACAACTATGTAAGATGCCTTACCTTTGACTTCTTCCTTTCCAACTTGACTCCATCGTTGAACGGGATTGAAGGCAGTTTAGCAACGTCGCGTGCCACCAGTAAAGATTCACAGATAGAGTGCAGCGATTCTGGAAAATTAAATACGCAATTTATAGTTGTGTTGCAAAACTATGAATAATATGTTAGATATTACGATTGAAAATGGATATGTGTGAGATGAGACAGAAACCTTGCTATTTAATCGCCGAAATGGGTAAACGCTGTATTTGTAGTTGTTAAACCATTATTATTAGTCCTCCAGAGACTTGGCCCACTTTAATCATGGTCCACGGGCAAAGTCGCTGGATTggatttttaaatagtttttcatCCAGTGACTGggccacggtaatactatctatacagtattccaactcggccatatttttgaaataaatgtcaacagccccgcggtacgtcacggtatgacaacatgcgatagggctgctcacctgcagtacccattctaattacatctgtctacttagaatttctatttagttttgtgattgtaatttgttttatttagacaaacaaaatactttgtgaatggaataggataaaaatgcgtgttgttttgtgattagtagatttaattaaaaaaaaatatactaaaataattttgaatctagGTAAGTACTAATCACAgcggaacaaaaaaaataaaaaaaatctgcggcATCTATTTTGTTAATGGTTTTTGGTTTTTGTAAACACTTGCATTAGACATAAATGGTGTGCATTTACTTTCTTTGGATCGACTCTGGTTCTTGAGATAAACGAGACGCAAGAAATCAATGACAAAAATTAAACAACCCTCCCTaaacttaaattaatttgattataaccccaacagtttttgttaatatttggctTGTAAACatacaaaagcaaagaaataagatcacggaggtagtgataaaaacttaccaagcatactttggtataaaacttccataaaataataaatattgggggggggtataaaataataaatatcgtcTGCAAACCTTGTGTAGACTCTTTGCCATACTGGAGTCAAGCTGGACGTAAAGGACTTCAATTTGGAAGGCCAAATATATGAagtgagctttctaatcactaaaatgatcaaaagtcagccaaattaaagtcctttacgtcctgaaacgtccgtttgaataccgaaaaaataaattcgattgGCTGCAAATCCGTACTCTTATAAAATACACTGTATTTGTGAACcacataacacaaattgaatctgaagcatggctaagctTTGTTTAAGTAGTCAAACAATTTTGGGGAGTCATAGAGCACCAGACTTTTCTGAATTGGttgctaaattgttttaaaaaggatgatgggcacaaatgtatggaaagtggtacccgctccaatagccataaccaatatatattttaaaaggcctttagatgtaggaaaatgtctgctatggggccagttctaattcacgttttgaaagcagtaattccactaagtattataatgaaagtataacacaatcatccatgtatacgagtatgtattatgactacaatctattaatataactaaaagaagcattgaaaaggaaaggattgtacctacgatgaactacccaagctattagccctttattcgctttcatcatcatcatcatgatcattttagccataggacgtccagttgaacataggcctcccccaatgatttccacaatggccggttggtggcggcctgcatccagcaccttcccgctacctttatgaggttgtcggtccatcttgtgggtggacttattgggtcttgtgggtttattcgctttagcaacccataataaaataaaacccttaagaagtaatacaactttaacccctttattaataaaagttacaccctagttgaactctggcttaaattgtcatttggtatggaaatgtcattttaatccaaggttcttcctaggtgtaactttttattaatcagggggtagtacttctttaaataaaattatttatttcacaattatccccatcaataattatagagttaaggaaggatggtGGAGCAGTAAActcttcctgcctcgcataaagtaccatacgatggacacgtatgatacttcttcttcttcttcctcggtccctcactgatgaggatcgcgaccacagatagtgttcctctacagactgcggtcataaactgtgtggaccgcacgatgcaaactcccgcccaccgtcttcctcaccgcgtccgaccatctcgtcgatgccctgccccgagcgcgtcccccttcatactgtatgatacttaggttacacaaaaagtatcttttatcttcgaacgcaaccagatctgaggctggtggccatagtaaatgttgttcgtcttggtaagacctttcaaatgacactacaaacataactattggagccgggtaccattctgcaaaaaagtatgtatatcttcgtacacaaccagatctgaggctggtggtcatagtaaaagttgttcatcttggtaagacctttcaaacgatactagacacatatctattggagccgggtaccattttgcccattgtccttttacACATAAGGAGctaatttgagtattttttttttacaatagccatttgGTAGCTTAACTCAGTGTAATTGAGAACACAATTCATCAAAAGTAGTTTGAAAAGTCTCGAACAGATGAAAAGACTCGATAAAGAGCGGACACTAACAAAATTTATAGGgtatttattgtataaaaaaaaaaaacagtttattttagaaaaatttatttaattttacattactTAGTAAAACTACCTTAttctaaaaatataaatcaatcaATCACACAATAAGACCACATTAACAACGAATATGGTGGATTTCAACGTCTTAGAAAACTAATTTGTCAGTCTAACACCATCAATACTTGCAGTAAATTGATATTCTACAGGTtgacacaacaaaacaaaatgacAAATTTGTTACACTTTACTTcgcttaatccttcaagctccgcgaatccagacacaatagataatcaattgttacgcggtAGCCGGCTACCGCTTGTGGGCTGAGAGGTTGAGTATTTTCTATATAAATCATCAAACTAATATCAATTCCTGAGAACACAACTTCatctattactaatattataaagctgagaagtttgtttgtttgtttgtttacttgaacgcgctaatctcaggaactaccggtccgatttgaaaaattctttcagtgttagatagcccatttattgaagAAGGCTATAGGCCTTATAGcctataccatcacgctacgagtaataggtgcagagcaaaaatgaaaaatgttgcgaaaacgggttttcacgcgtacgaagtcgcgggtacaGCTATTTTTTAATAATCTGACAGGAGTGATCttaaagtataataaaattaattaccattaaaactataataacaatatattttaaCTTAGTCAAATCCAGTATtcaagatattttaaataacaaaataacacAAATAGTAGACCTGATTGTGTTAATTACCATTGAATGTGGTATTTTTCAAACATGACATGGTATTTTTTTAACACAATTTCACACACTTTCACTATTTGTTCATAGGAGGTCCATTCATTAGAGGTGGTCTCATCTGACCCATAGGTCCCATGGGGCCCATCGGCCCCATCATAGGTCCCATCATTGGTCTCATTCCCATCATTGGCGGCATAGGTCCATGAGGCCCCATCATCATCGGCGGAGCCATCGGTCCTCCTGGGCCCATAGCAGGCGGTGGTAACATGCCCGGTGGGCCTCCCGGCGCAGGAACAGGCGGCTTGGGACCACCAGGACCCATCACAGAAGGATCCCAAGGTGGAGGTATAGCTGCTCCATTAGTTCCAAACGGGTTTTGAGCAATTTTGCCCGCTTTGAACGCTGCTGTGGTAGCGTCGATGAGATGTTGTGCTTGCTCCTCCATCCACTTTTGATAGTAAAACTTCACGTTATCTTTATGTTTTCTTCCTGTACAATGAGTTTTTCTAACGCTAGGTGAATCGTGCGTTAGATATGTGTCACAATAATCACAATAGTACTTTggcatttttaatttacaatccTAGAATTTCACGAAAATGCTTGAAAACACGTTCTTGATGATTCGCTTGCCGCACACGAGCACAGATTAGAAAGTATGTGCACACAAGAGAAGACAGTGAGCGACTGAGACTGTGACACACAGTGACAGATGAAAGTGTGTTTTTATCTGTGGTATTTATTGTGGTGTTTTATGATTATGTTGGCAATAGTGGTCCATACTACATACAACCTTTATTTCATTGAGAATGAGCACTCGGCATCCAAAATggcaaaattgtaaaaatactctagccacggtaatactatctatacagtattccaactcggccatatttttgaattaaatgtcaacaaccgcgcggtacgtcacggtatgacaacatgcgatagggctgctcaccTACAGTACACAttctaattacttaaaatttctatctagttttgtgattgtaatttttttaatttagacaaacaaaatactctgtgaatggaataggataaaaatgcgcgttgttttgtgattagtacctagatttaatttaaaaaagctactaaaataatttagaatctttactaatcataatgagtacttaatgaccttttactttaatttcaggcgggcgaagtcgtgggcaaaagctggttttatacaatttaatttaatttcaaatcaaactgactgaaaattaccatttttggcagttaatgactagtttttgcccaatttgaccgtaaatgaccgTCAGTCAAATTCGATCActttagtcattttcaacactaggccaccgacgtccgttcggcacattcgcgacacccccgacttttgcatctCGAGTGCgtcccgagatttgaaattcgcggttcgtctgtttatatgaagttacaatactgtatgatattat harbors:
- the LOC135083684 gene encoding U1 small nuclear ribonucleoprotein C-like produces the protein MPKYYCDYCDTYLTHDSPSVRKTHCTGRKHKDNVKFYYQKWMEEQAQHLIDATTAAFKAGKIAQNPFGTNGAAIPPPWDPSVMGPGGPKPPVPAPGGPPGMLPPPAMGPGGPMAPPMMMGPHGPMPPMMGMRPMMGPMMGPMGPMGPMGQMRPPLMNGPPMNK